From the Halalkalicoccus sp. CGA53 genome, one window contains:
- a CDS encoding Hsp20/alpha crystallin family protein: MSALRDALSDLPGAVFADLLEHDDEYLLVIDLPGASESTTTITAEGGHLRIEARREKAVPEEFRYLQEERSLFLDADLPLPPDATGAEASATLSRGVLELRLPKRTTEGGTTIPIDEA; this comes from the coding sequence ATGTCAGCGTTGCGCGACGCGTTGAGCGACCTGCCGGGAGCCGTCTTCGCCGACCTGCTCGAACACGACGACGAGTACCTCCTCGTGATCGACCTGCCGGGAGCGAGCGAGTCGACGACGACGATCACCGCCGAGGGCGGCCACCTCCGGATCGAGGCGCGCCGTGAGAAGGCGGTTCCCGAGGAGTTCCGGTACCTCCAGGAGGAGCGCTCGCTCTTCCTCGACGCCGACCTCCCGCTGCCGCCCGACGCGACCGGCGCGGAGGCGAGCGCGACGCTCTCGCGTGGCGTCCTCGAACTCCGTCTGCCGAAACGGACGACCGAGGGCGGAACGACCATCCCGATCGACGAGGCGTAG
- a CDS encoding molybdopterin molybdotransferase MoeA has protein sequence MTDSELRRSGFKEKTRVDAARERLRERCSAHGRTTTLSIGEADGRVLAEAVTAHRDVPHYARAAMDGYAVRAEDTFGASDRSPEVLSRAERGGPGGAVRVHTGSELPEGCDSVVMIEQVEELGTEIEVFDAVAEGENVGPVGEDVESGQALYEPGHRIRPSDLGLLKSVGIREVEVGERPTVGVVPTGEELVQADPDSGEIIETNGLTVSGLVRRWGGLPTYRRVVTDDHDALRAAIQRDLTKDVIVTTGGSSVGERDLIPEVVSEIGEVLVHGVALKPGHPVALGIVEETPVLMLPGYPVACIVNAVQFLRPLLSWVSGAEPPATPTVAATLTRKIRSEPGTRTFARVSLEESEDGGADRIATPTRASGAGVLSSVALADGWVVVPEGREGYDEGERIGVELWEWSA, from the coding sequence ATGACCGACTCCGAGTTACGCCGCTCCGGGTTCAAGGAGAAGACCCGCGTCGACGCGGCCCGAGAGCGACTCCGCGAGCGCTGTTCGGCTCACGGCCGAACCACGACCCTCTCGATCGGCGAGGCCGACGGGCGAGTCCTCGCCGAGGCAGTCACCGCTCACAGGGACGTCCCGCACTACGCGCGGGCGGCGATGGACGGCTACGCGGTGCGCGCCGAGGACACCTTCGGCGCGAGCGACCGATCGCCCGAGGTGCTCTCTCGTGCCGAGAGGGGCGGACCCGGCGGCGCCGTCCGAGTCCACACCGGCAGCGAACTCCCCGAGGGCTGTGACAGCGTCGTGATGATCGAGCAGGTCGAGGAACTCGGTACCGAGATCGAGGTGTTCGACGCGGTCGCCGAGGGCGAGAACGTCGGTCCCGTCGGCGAGGACGTCGAATCCGGACAGGCGCTCTACGAGCCGGGCCATCGGATCCGCCCCTCAGACCTCGGCCTGTTGAAGTCGGTCGGGATACGGGAGGTCGAGGTCGGAGAGCGCCCGACCGTCGGCGTGGTCCCGACCGGCGAGGAGCTCGTCCAGGCCGACCCCGATTCGGGCGAGATAATCGAGACGAACGGGCTCACGGTCTCGGGGCTCGTCCGCCGGTGGGGCGGGCTCCCCACCTACCGCCGGGTCGTGACCGACGACCACGACGCGCTCCGGGCGGCGATCCAACGCGACCTCACGAAGGACGTGATCGTCACGACCGGGGGCTCCTCGGTGGGCGAGCGCGACCTGATCCCCGAGGTCGTGAGCGAGATCGGCGAGGTACTGGTCCACGGCGTCGCGCTCAAACCGGGCCACCCGGTCGCCCTGGGGATCGTCGAGGAGACGCCCGTGCTGATGCTTCCCGGGTATCCGGTGGCGTGCATCGTGAACGCGGTGCAGTTCCTCCGCCCCCTCCTCTCGTGGGTTTCGGGAGCCGAGCCGCCCGCGACGCCCACGGTCGCGGCGACGCTCACACGGAAGATCCGGAGCGAGCCCGGCACCCGGACGTTCGCGAGGGTTTCGCTGGAGGAGAGCGAGGACGGCGGTGCCGACCGGATCGCGACGCCGACGCGGGCGAGCGGCGCGGGCGTCCTCTCGAGCGTCGCGCTCGCCGACGGCTGGGTGGTCGTCCCCGAGGGCCGCGAGGGGTACGACGAGGGTGAGAGGATAGGGGTCGAACTCTGGGAGTGGTCGGCCTGA
- a CDS encoding HAD family hydrolase, protein MVRSEYDYWLLDLDGTLVDVEWPYIRETFDRVGDRLGREFDDSEAETLWYGIGGDRDAEIARQGLDRMEFWDAFDAVERVDERVEATTLYEDAAFLADLQCPTGIVTHSHPELAGPVLEHLDITDWFDTLVCCSDELGWKPDPRPVERAKGQLGVVNGAPGVLAGDGANDVGAAWNAGLDAIHVERLGTDRRGRTVEADYQVESFDELV, encoded by the coding sequence ATGGTTCGATCGGAGTACGACTACTGGCTGCTCGACCTGGACGGGACGCTCGTCGACGTCGAGTGGCCCTACATCCGCGAGACGTTCGACCGCGTCGGCGACCGGCTGGGCCGGGAGTTCGACGATAGCGAGGCGGAGACGCTCTGGTACGGCATCGGCGGCGACCGCGACGCCGAGATCGCGCGTCAGGGCCTCGACCGAATGGAGTTCTGGGACGCCTTCGACGCGGTCGAACGGGTGGACGAGCGGGTGGAGGCGACGACGCTCTACGAGGACGCCGCCTTCCTCGCCGACCTCCAGTGTCCGACCGGGATCGTCACGCACAGCCACCCCGAGCTCGCTGGTCCGGTGCTGGAGCACCTCGACATCACCGACTGGTTCGACACCCTCGTCTGCTGTTCGGACGAGCTCGGCTGGAAGCCCGACCCCCGCCCGGTCGAGCGCGCGAAGGGGCAACTGGGCGTGGTGAACGGTGCTCCGGGCGTGCTCGCCGGCGACGGCGCGAACGACGTGGGTGCCGCCTGGAACGCCGGCTTGGACGCGATCCACGTCGAGCGGCTCGGGACGGATCGCAGGGGGCGGACCGTCGAGGCCGACTACCAGGTCGAGAGCTTCGACGAGCTGGTCTGA
- a CDS encoding molybdopterin biosynthesis protein, with amino-acid sequence MDRKEFRDLVPPADAHGAIADLSIGGGSEVVPLAEARGRVLAERVDADLDVPDFDRASMDGYAVRARDTFGADEADPAILELVGTVHAGAEPDVTVEPGTAAEISTGAVMPEGADAVVMVERTDRVERSSTDSANGGEGGVAIRTGVAPGDHVMLAGADVAAGERALGPGTEITPREIGLLSALGVDSVPVRSAPTVGIVSTGDELVRPGEELNSAAGQIYDVNSYTIASAVSEAGGDPVLYPHAGDDYDEMERLLRKAAEECDLVLSSGSTSASAVDVIYRVIEEQGDLLLHGVSIKPGKPMLVGRLDGSAYVGLPGYPVSALMIFQHFVAPAIREAADLPTPESETVDARMATEERYGEGRTRLMPTGLVEDGEGRILAYPVDKGSGATTSLVEADGIVEVGADTAYLSAGEAVSVQLFSPEIRPPTAFGVGEDDPLLSRVLDDLERPRYLSVGSREGLRRLGRGVPDFAVVSAPTERDVESVVLGTWHREWGLVVGEGNPEGIEGLSDLVDRDVRFVNRPTDSGLRTTLSNALADLAEGRGERRHELVEAIDGFELAARAHESPARKVAAGQADAGLGLRSTAERLGLDFVSIETERVRVLANPDRVGKPGVEELRAVLEGLESFAEDLSGIRAGDD; translated from the coding sequence ATGGACCGAAAGGAGTTCCGCGACCTCGTCCCGCCAGCCGATGCCCACGGAGCGATCGCCGACCTCTCGATCGGCGGGGGGAGCGAGGTGGTTCCGCTCGCGGAGGCCAGAGGCAGGGTCCTCGCCGAACGGGTCGACGCGGACCTCGACGTGCCCGACTTCGATCGCGCCTCGATGGACGGCTACGCGGTACGCGCCCGCGACACGTTCGGGGCCGACGAGGCCGATCCGGCGATCCTCGAACTCGTGGGAACCGTCCACGCGGGGGCCGAACCGGACGTGACCGTCGAACCCGGCACGGCCGCGGAGATCTCGACGGGGGCCGTGATGCCCGAGGGTGCCGACGCGGTCGTGATGGTCGAGCGGACCGACCGCGTCGAGCGAAGCTCGACGGACAGCGCGAATGGAGGCGAGGGCGGGGTAGCGATCCGGACCGGCGTCGCGCCGGGCGACCACGTGATGCTCGCGGGAGCGGACGTCGCGGCCGGCGAGCGCGCGCTCGGGCCGGGTACCGAGATCACGCCCCGCGAGATCGGCCTGCTCTCGGCGCTCGGCGTCGACTCAGTGCCCGTTCGATCGGCCCCGACCGTGGGGATCGTCTCGACCGGCGACGAACTCGTCCGGCCCGGCGAGGAGCTAAACAGCGCCGCGGGTCAGATCTACGACGTTAACAGCTACACGATCGCGAGCGCGGTCTCCGAGGCCGGCGGCGATCCCGTCCTCTACCCGCACGCCGGAGACGACTACGACGAGATGGAGCGCCTGCTCAGGAAAGCGGCGGAGGAGTGCGACCTCGTCCTCTCGTCGGGGTCGACCTCCGCGAGCGCGGTGGACGTGATCTACCGGGTGATCGAGGAACAGGGAGATCTCCTGCTCCACGGCGTGTCGATCAAACCCGGGAAACCGATGCTCGTCGGCCGACTGGACGGCTCGGCGTACGTCGGCCTTCCGGGGTATCCGGTCTCGGCGCTGATGATCTTCCAGCACTTCGTCGCGCCCGCGATCCGCGAGGCCGCCGACCTCCCAACGCCCGAGTCGGAGACGGTCGACGCACGGATGGCGACCGAGGAGCGATACGGCGAGGGTCGAACGAGACTCATGCCGACGGGGCTCGTCGAGGACGGCGAGGGACGGATCCTCGCCTATCCCGTCGACAAGGGCAGCGGCGCGACCACGAGCCTCGTCGAGGCGGACGGTATCGTCGAGGTCGGTGCTGACACCGCCTATCTCTCGGCGGGCGAGGCCGTCTCCGTCCAGCTGTTCTCGCCGGAGATCCGCCCCCCCACCGCCTTCGGCGTCGGCGAGGACGACCCACTGCTCTCTCGAGTACTCGACGACCTGGAGCGGCCTCGTTACCTCTCAGTGGGCAGTCGTGAGGGTCTCCGACGACTCGGCAGGGGCGTCCCCGACTTCGCGGTCGTCTCCGCCCCGACCGAGCGCGACGTCGAGTCGGTCGTTCTCGGCACCTGGCACCGCGAGTGGGGGCTCGTCGTCGGGGAGGGGAACCCGGAGGGGATCGAGGGGCTCTCGGATCTGGTCGATCGCGATGTGCGGTTCGTCAACCGACCGACCGACTCCGGGCTCCGGACCACGCTCTCGAACGCGCTCGCGGACCTCGCCGAGGGACGCGGCGAGCGCCGTCACGAACTCGTGGAGGCCATCGACGGCTTCGAGCTCGCCGCTCGCGCCCACGAGAGCCCCGCGCGGAAAGTCGCTGCGGGGCAGGCCGACGCGGGTCTCGGTCTCCGGTCGACAGCCGAGCGGCTGGGACTCGACTTCGTCTCCATCGAAACCGAACGGGTTCGGGTGCTCGCGAACCCCGATCGAGTGGGGAAGCCGGGCGTCGAGGAGCTTCGAGCGGTGCTGGAGGGACTGGAATCGTTCGCCGAAGACCTCTCGGGGATTCGCGCCGGCGACGACTGA